CGCAGCGACATCACGGCCTATGGAGCGCGCTTCCTGGCCCAGTTCGGCACCCCGCTGCTGATCCTCGCTCCCTGGTCGCTGACGCTGCTCCCGTTCGGCTTCTTCACGGAGGCCGGTCTGGAGTACGGCGAGAGCGCGGCCTCCGCGCTCGACCTGCTCGGCGCCAGCCCCGGCGGGCCCGGGACCGTCAGCGGGCTGATGCTGTTCGGCATCGTGCTGGCCGCGCTGGCCGCCCTGATGCGCACGCAGCGCCAGGCGGGGATCTGGACGGCCTGGGCCGTCGCCCTGGTGGCGCTCGTCTTCGCCGCGCTGTCCAACAGGTCCGCCTGGGCGGGGCCCGCGACGCTCGTCTACGGACTCGCGCTCCTCGCCGCCGCCGCGCTCGGCGCCGACGGGGCACGCGCGCGTGTGGCCGAGCAGAGCTTCGGCTGGCGCCAGCCGGTGGCCGCGCTCATCGCCTTCGCCTGCGCGGCCGGGCCCCTGCTCGTCGCCGCCGGATGGATGATCCGCGGCGCCGACGGACCCGTGGGGCGCCGCGACCCGGTGCAGGTGCCCGCGTTCGTCGCCGAAGAGAGCGGCACCCGCGACCAGGCCCGCACCCTCGTCCTCGCCAGCCGCTCGACCGCCAAGGTCGGTTACACCCTCGTGCGCGGCTCCGGCGCCCGCCTCGGCGACGCCGAACTCGCGGCGGTGGACGGCGCCAACAAGAAGCTCGACGAGGCCGTCGCCAACCTGGTGGCGGGTTCCGGCGCCGACCAGGCCGACGAACTCGGCGGCTTCGCCGTGCGCTACGTCCTGGTCCGCAAGGGCGCGCCCCGCGAGGTGAGCCGCGTCCTGGACGCCACGCCGGGCCTGACCCGGCTCAGCCAGCAGGACGGCAGCGCCCTGTGGCGCGTCGACCGGCAGGTCTCGCGCGCCGCGATCGTCCCCCAGTCCGGCGACGCGTTGTCCATCGCCGCCGGACCCGTCGAACTGCACACCACGATCCCCTCCGGAGCCGACGGCCGCGTCCTGCGTCTGGCCGACACGGCCGACGAGGGCTGGACGGCGACCCTGGACGGAAAGCCGCTCACCCGCACCACCGTCGACGGCTGGGCACAGGGCTTCGAACTGCCCGCGAGCGGTGGCAAGGTGGATGTCACCTTCGACGCTCCGATGAGCCACACCGCCTGGCTGTGGGCGCAGGGCGCACTCGCCCTCGTCCTCGTGGTGCTCGCGCTGCCCGGGCGGCGCCGGGACGTCGACGACGACCTCCCCGAGGAGCAGGCCGTCCCCGCCCAGGACGCCACGGGCGACGGCCGCCGCGCCCGCCGCCTGCGCGCCCAGGCCGAGGCCGAGCAGGCCGAGCAGGCGGCCCAGACCGTCCAGGACGGGGGTGCCCTTCCTCCTCCGGAGGAGGAGGTCCCTGCCACCGCCGTCCCGCAGCAGCAGACGTACGGCGAATGGGACACCCCGAGCTACGCGGACACCGACTACGGCACCTACGGCGGCGAGCAGTACCAGGGCCAGCAGTACCCGGCGGGCACCTACGAGCAGCCGTACCAGGCGGACCCCTACCAGGCCGGCCAGTACGACCCGTACGCCTACGGGGGCACCTCGTACGACCAGACGTACAGCCAGGGCTACGACCCCGCCAACCAGGGCTATGACACGGGCTACGACCCGGCGCAGCCCCCGATGCCCTCGCAGCCGCCGCACGGCACCGACAGTGAGCGCCCCGACGGGAGCCAGCAGTGAACCGCACCACCCTGTCCCTGATCGCCGGCGCGACCGCGCTCGCCGCCGTCACCGGATTCGCCACGCTCTCCGCGCCGTCCGCCTCCGGAGACAGCACCGCCAAGGCGGCCGCCCAGCTGCCCGTGGAGCGCACCAGCCTGCTCTGCCCGCAGCCGAGCACCTCCGACATCGCCGAGACCGCGTACACGTCCTTCACGCCCGTCTCCAAGGGCACGAGCGACAGCGGCAAGGCCGAACTCCGCGCCGCGACAGAGAAGTCGGCGGATGACACCGACGGCAACAAGAGCGGCAAGAGCGCCGACAAGCCGGTCGTGGAGCCCAAGGAGCCCGGCAAGCCGGCTACCGGCGACCGCTCGGGCGCCGAAGTTCCCGCCCTTGTCGGCACCGCCGAGGGCAAGTTCGCGCCCGGCTGGACCGTCCAGGAGACCACGGAGGTCGCCGCCGGCGCCGGGCGCGGTCTGCTCGGCACCAACTGCACCGCCCCGGACACCGAGTTCTGGTTCCCGGGCGCCAGCACCGCCGCCGACCGCACCGACTACGTGCACTTGACCAACCCCGACGACTCCGCCGCCGTCGTCGACATCCAGTTGTACGGCAAGGACGGCACCCTCAAGTCCACGGTGGGCGACGGCATCACGGTCCAGCCGCACGCCGGCGAGCAGATCCTGCTGAGCACGCTCACCGACGACCCGCAGACCAACCTCACGGTGCACGTGACGGTCCGCAGCGGCCGCGTCGGAGCCGCCGTGCAGGCCCTGGACGAGAAGCTCGGCGGCGACTGGCTGGCCGCCTCCGCCGACCCCACGGGCAGCCTGGTCCTGCCGGGCATCCCCAAGGACGCCACGTCTGTGCGCCTGGTCGCCTTCGCGCCCGGCGACGCCGACGCCGACCTGAAGGTGCGCCTCGCCTCCCCCTCGGCGCTGATCACTCCCGCGGGCAACGAGACGCTGCACGTGAAGTCCGGCATGACCGCCGCCGTCGACCTCGGTGACGTCACGCGCGGCGAGGCGGGCTCCCTGATCCTCACCCCCACCGGCGCGTCGGTGCCGGTCGTCGCCGCGCTGCGGGTCGTGCGCGGCAAGGGCGACGAGCAGGAGACCGCGTTCATCCCCGCCACCCGCCCGGTCGGCACGCGCGCGACGGTCGCCCAGAACAGCTCCAAGAGCACCACGCTCGCCCTGACCGCCCCCGGAGGTACCGCCGAGGTCAAGGTCACCGCGTCCGCGGGCAGCGAGGGCGGTACGGCCGCGACGAAGACGTTCACGATCAAGGGCGGCACGACCCAGAACGTGGAGGCACCCGTCCCGAGCGGCCTCAAGGGGACGTACGCACTGACGGTGGAGCCGGTCTCCGGTGGCTCCGTCTAC
This genomic interval from Streptomyces dengpaensis contains the following:
- a CDS encoding DUF5719 family protein, translated to MNRTTLSLIAGATALAAVTGFATLSAPSASGDSTAKAAAQLPVERTSLLCPQPSTSDIAETAYTSFTPVSKGTSDSGKAELRAATEKSADDTDGNKSGKSADKPVVEPKEPGKPATGDRSGAEVPALVGTAEGKFAPGWTVQETTEVAAGAGRGLLGTNCTAPDTEFWFPGASTAADRTDYVHLTNPDDSAAVVDIQLYGKDGTLKSTVGDGITVQPHAGEQILLSTLTDDPQTNLTVHVTVRSGRVGAAVQALDEKLGGDWLAASADPTGSLVLPGIPKDATSVRLVAFAPGDADADLKVRLASPSALITPAGNETLHVKSGMTAAVDLGDVTRGEAGSLILTPTGASVPVVAALRVVRGKGDEQETAFIPATRPVGTRATVAQNSSKSTTLALTAPGGTAEVKVTASAGSEGGTAATKTFTIKGGTTQNVEAPVPSGLKGTYALTVEPVSGGSVYASRMLTGTQEGVSGFTVQTLPDDRGTVAVPQTEQDLSVLLKR